Below is a genomic region from Mesorhizobium sp. NZP2298.
ATCGAGTATGGCGACCGGCTGGTTGACGGTGTTGACGAAGTCGTGGCGCAGGTCAGCGACGACGCAGCCGAGCGCGTTGGTGATGCCGGGGCGCGCCGGCACCAGCACCTTGGGCAGGCCGAGTTCGCGCGCCAGCGCGGTGGCATGCAGCGGTCCGGCGCCGCCGAAAGCGAACAGCGCGAAATCGCGCGGGTCATGGCCGCGCGACACCGACACCATGCGGATGGCGCCGGCCATCTTCATGTTGCCGAGCCTGAGCACCGCGCCCGCCGCCTCGACGCCGGACAGGCCGGTCGCCTTGCCGATCCTGTCTTCGAAGATGCCGGTGACGCGCTCCACGGTGACCGGGTTTTCGACGGCCAGCAGCTTCTTCGGCGCCAGCCGGCCAAGCACGAGATTGGCGTCGGTGATGGTCGGCTCCAGGCCGCCGCGGCCATAGCAGATCGGGCCGGGATTGGCGCCGGCACTTTCCGGACCGATCTGGATCAGACCGGCCGCGTCGACGCGGGCGATCGAGCCCCCGCCGGCGCCGACCGTGTGCACCGCCACCATCGGCACATGGATCGGCATGGCATATTCGATCTCGATCTCGTTCGAGACCGCCGGCTCGGCGTTACGGATCAGCGCCACGTCGGTCGAGGTGCCGCCCATGTCGTAAGTGACGAGGTTTTCGAAGCCGGCGCGCTTGCCCGTATAGGCGGCGGCAATCACCCCGGAGGCCGGACCTGACATGACGGTCTTGGCAGATTCACGTGTGACGAAGCGGGCCGAGATCATGCCGCCATTGCCGTTCATGATCAGGAAGTCGCGGGCATAGCCTTCCGCGGCCAACTCCTTGCGCAGCCGCTCGACATAGCGCTCGAGGATCGGCTGCACCGAAGCGTTGACCGAAGCGGTGACGCCGCGTTCGAATTCGCGCGCTTCCGACAGCAGCGCATGGCCCGTGGTGATGTAGCCGTTCGGCCAGAGCTCGGCGGCGATCTCGGCGGCGCGCCGCTCGTGCGAAGGGTTGGCGTAGGAGTGCAGGAAATGGATGACGAGGGATTCGCAGCCGGCCGCGATCAGCGTCTTCACCGCTTCACGCATCCCGGCTTCATCGAGCGGCGTGCGCACCGCACCTGAAGCCTCGACGCGCTCCGACACTTCGAGCCTGAGATTGCGCGGGATGACGGGAACGAAGGTGCCGGTCATGCCGTAGGGTTGCGGCCGTGTGCGCCGGCCAAGCTCGATCACGTCGCGAAAACCGCGTGTGGTGATCATGCCGGTCCTGGCCAGCCGGCGCTCGAGCACCGCATTGGTCGTGGTGGTGGTGCCATGCACGATGAGGTCGATGCCGTCGATCGGAAATCCGGTGGCGCCGAGTGCCGAAACCACGCCGAACGCCTGGTTGTCGACCGTCGTCGGGGTCTTGGCGATGTGCACCTTGCCGCCGTGCTTGCCGTCGATCAGAAGCAGGTCGGTGAAGGTTCCGCCGACATCGATGCCGGCCACGACGCTGCCCAGGGAATCCGGCGGCTGCACCGAAAAATTCTCTTTCATTGTCGAAACCCGAAATGCTGGGACTACGGATACGGCACAGTTTGGAAAGGTGTTTCGCGACGGTATCTTGACGCAAATATCGTTTGTATACTAATAAATTCCGGACACAAGAGCTTACCGCCTTGGAGTGTGCGAGCAGCACGCCGGAACCTGAACGGTTCGGGCGTGCAGGAAAAGGTTTGGCGCCCGCGTCCCCGGTTGGGCCAGAAAGTTGGATTTGATGAACACCACATCCGCCTTCAACACCGCCGGCGCCCGCCCGCTGCAGTTTCCGATTCCGGCCAATGTCTATGCTGAAACCGTCGTCTCGGTGAAACACTATACCGACCGGCTGTTCTCGTTCCGCATCACCCGTCCGCAATCGCTGCGCTTCCGCTCCGGCGAGTTCGTCATGATCGGCCTGCCCAATGCCGAGAAGCCGGTGTTCCGCGCCTATTCCGTGGCAAGCCCGGCCTGGGACGAAGAGCTGGAATTCTTCTCGATCAAGGTGCCGGACGGCCCGCTGACCTCGGAACTGCAGAAGATCCAGGTCGGCGACACCGTCATCATGCGCCAGAAATCGACCGGCACGCTGGTGATCGATGCGCTGACACCGGCCAAGCGGCTATTCATGATCTCGACCGGCACCGGCATCGCACCGTTCGCCAGCCTGCTGCGCGATCCCGACACCTATGAGAAATTCGACCAGCTGATCCTGACCCACACCTGCCGCGACAATGCCGAACTCACCTACGGCCAGGAATTGGTGGCGGCGCTGGAAAGCGACCCGCTGATCGGCGAACTGACCGGCGGGCGCGTGACGCTCTACAATTCGACGACCCGCGAAGAGTCGGCCTGCATGGGCCGCATCACCGCGCTGATCGGCTCCGGCAAATTCTACGCCGACCTCGGCATCGAGAAGCTCAATCCCGAGACTGACCGCATCATGATCTGCGGCTCGATGCATATGCTAAAGGACGTCAAGGAACTTGCCGAAAGCCTCGGCTTCCAGGAAGGTTCACTCAGCCATCCCGCGACTTTCGTCGTCGAGCGCGCCTTCGTCGGCTGAGGCCTGCTACCCACCCTGTGGACATGCTGCCCTCCAGGCGAACGCCTGATATCGGACAGCCTGCTGGAATGGGTCGGGCCGCTCCATTCCGACCGGAAGCACTGCAAGCGCGCCTGTCAGCGCATACCGGCATATCTGATTTCATGCCAGGCACGGTTGTGCCTGGAACGGCGCCGACAACGTCTGCCGGGCGGGTATGGCCGTGGGCGGTTGAGATGCTCCTCGAACCCTGACGCGGACGGACCATAGAAGTCACTTTATTGCGATGCAGCATTCAAGGCGGCCTCACGCATCCTTGAATGCCGCAGCGCAACATGACCGACTTGTAACCTGACAGGGGCGGGCCATCGGGACTACTGTCCCGGTGATCGACGCAGTCGGCCCTAACCACCTAACCATCCTGAAAAGGCTTGATATTCTTGCCAGCCAGGTGGACGGCACCATGAGCATTTCATCAACACAGCAAACCAGTCGAAAACGGCCGAAGCGCTCCCGGAGCATCGTCCTGTTGACCACACTCCTCCTGCTCGGCGGCTACGACCTATGGCGCAACCACGCCGACGGCGTGGCAAAAGCAGCCACCCAAACGGCGCAGCCCGCACCCAAGGTCCCGGTCACCGTGGCCACCGTGCAAAAGACCGATTTCCCGCTTTACCTCTACGGGCTCGGCACGGTGACACCGCTGAACAGCGTCAGCATCTCGAGCCGCGTCGCCGGTGTCGTCAACCAGGTTCCGGTCGAGCAGGGACAGATGGTCAAGCAGGGCGACCTGCTCGCCGAGATCGACCCTCGCCCCTATCAGGCGGTGCTCGACCAGGCGAAGGCCAAGGAGGCGGAGGACGAAGCGACGCTCAAGAATGCCCAGGTCGTCCTCGATCGCCTGTCCACGCTCCTGAAAAAGACGTTCGAAACCCAGCAGGATGTCGACAACCAGCAGGCGGTGGTCACGACTGCCGCCGCCACGATCGAAGGCGACAAGGCCGCGATCGAGGCGGCGCAGCTCAACCTCGATTTCACCCGGATCACGGCGCCGCTGACCGGCAAGACAAGCTTCCGCACCATCGATCCGGGAAACATCGTGCAGGCCGGCCAGAGCCCCGGGCTTTTCACGGTCGTGCAGCTTCAGCCCATCTACGTGTCGTTCACGCAGCCGCAGGACGAGGTTTCGACCATCAACAAGGTTTTCGCTTCTGGCCCGGTTTCGATCGACACGCTTGGCGCGGATATGAAGACCGTGCTGGCGAGCGGCAGGCTGGAGGCGATCCAGAACGCGGTCGACCAGGCTTCCGGCACGATTTCGCTCAAGGCGACATTCACGAACCAGGACAATGCGCTGTGGCCGGGCCTGTCCGTCAACACGCGCATACGCATAGGCGCGATGGCGGGTGCGATCGTGGTGCCGGACGAAGCCGTCCAGCATGGCCCTGACGGGCTCTTCGCCTATGTCGTCGGCGACGACGGCAAGGTCCATCGGCAGACCGTGAAGACGGGTCCTTCGGACGGCGGCGAAACGGTCGTCACCGACGGCCTTGCTGCCGGACAGCGTGTCGTGGTTGCCGGCCAATACCGGGTGGTTGATGGTGCAAGCGTCGATCCAACGCCGGCTCCAGGCGCCGGACAAGCGCAGAACGGCGCTGCCGGAGGTGCAAGCTGATGGCACAGATCGGTGTTTCCACGCCTTTCATCCGCTATCCCGTCGCCACGTCGCTGTTGATGATCGGCGTGCTGTTCGTCGGCGTGGTCGCCTATCTCAACCTGCCGGTCGCGGCGATGCCGAACGTCGACTTCCCGACGATCCAGGTGTCTACCAGCCTGCCGGGCGCCGACCCGATCACGATCGCATCGTCGGTGACCCAGCCGCTCGAGACGCAGTTCGCGCAGATCCCGGGCATTGCCGAAATGACATCGAGCAGCCTGTCCGGTTCCAGCCAGGTCACCCTGCAATTCGCTCTCGACGTCGATATCGCATCGGCCGCCGGGCTGGTGCAGTCGGCCATCAATGCCGCCGGCGGACAGCTGCCGAAGAACCTCCCCAATCCGCCCACCTACAGGGAAGTCAATCCTACCGACTCGCCGATCATGCTGATTGGGGCGAGCTCGACCGACTTGCCGCTGACGACGTTGAGCGATGACGTCTACACCAAGCTGGCGCAGGTGATCAGCCATGTCGACGGCGTCGGCCAGGTGCTGGTCGGCGGCCAGCAGACACCTTCGATCCGTGTCCAGCTCGATCCCGCCAAGCTCGCGGCAAGGGGCCTGTCGCTGGAAGCGGTGCGCACGCCGCTGTCGATCGGCACGGTGGACCTGCCCAAGGGCAACATCCAGGGCGAAGTGCGCTCCTTCACCATCTTCTCCAACGACCAGATGACCGCTGCCGATGACTGGAACAACGCCATCATCGCCTATCGCGACGGGGCGCCGGTGCGGGTCAAGGATGTCGGCCGGGCCGTGCTCGACGCGCAGGACTACACCCAGGCGGGCTGGACCGACACGACACGCGGCGTCGTGCTCGTCATCTTCAAGGAACCCGGCGCCAATATCATCGACACGGTCGACAAGATCAAGGCGGAGCTGCCGATGCTGACCGCCTCGATGCCGGCTTCGCTGAAGCTGCAGGTGCTTTCCGACCGCACCCAGACCATCCGCGCCTCGGTGGCGGACGTGCAGTTCACGCTGATGCTCACCATCGGGCTGGTGGTGATGGTGATCTTCCTGTTCCTGCGCAATATATGGGCGACGGCCATTCCGGCCTTCACCGTGCCGCTGGCGCTGCTTGGCGCATGCGGCCTGATGTGGGCCGCCGGCTACAGCATCGACAATCTGTCGCTGATGGCGTTGACGATCTCGATCGGCTTTGTCGTCGACGACGCCATCGTCATGCTGGAGAACATCGTCCGCTACATCGAGCATGGCGAGAAACCGATGGATGCCGCGATCCGCGGCGCCAGCGAGATCGGCTTCACCATCATGTCGATCTCGATTTCGCTGGTGGCGGTGCTGATCCCGCTGCTCCTGATGAGCGGCATCATCGGCCGCCTGTTCAAGGAGTTCGCGGTGACGCTGGCCATGACCATTCTGGTCTCGGCCTGCGTTTCGCTGACGCTGACGCCGATGCTGGCTTCGCGTTTCATCAAGCCCGCTAACGAGGAACATCACGGCAGGCTCTACCGGTGGAGCGAAAGCGTCTTCGACGGCATGCTGCGCGCCTATGAGCGCGGCCTCGACCGGGCGCTCGGGCATCGTTTCATCACGCTGCTGGTGTTCCTGACCTGCGTGGGCCTTACCGGCTATTTCTTCACGCTGGTTCCGAGCGGCTTCTTCCCGCAGCAGGACACTGGCCTGATTTTCGGCCAGGTGATCGCAGGCCAGGACGTCTCCGCCGGCCAGATGCAATCCTACATGGCGCAATTTGCCGGGATCGTCTCCAAGGATCCGGCGGTGGCGCATTTCGCGGCATCGACGGGCGGCAATGGCAACACGCAAAACACCGGCCGCATGTTCATCCAGCTGAAGCCGCGCGACGAGCGCGACGTTTCGGCCGACCAGATCATCCGGCGGCTGCAGCCGAAGCTGTCGGCCGTCCAGGGGGCGCGCCTGTTCATGCAGGCCTCGCAGGACGTGCGGGTCGGCGGCAAGCTGTCGGCCTCGCAATACCAGTATGTCCTGGAAAGCAGCGACCTCGACACGCTGGACGACTGGGCGCCCAAACTGTTGACGGCCTTGCAGCGCCTGCCCGAACTGCGCGACGTCTCGACCGACCAGATGAGTTCCGGCACGACGCTGACGCTGCAGGTCGATCGCGACCAGGCGGCCCGCTACGGCTTGACGGCGAACGATGTCGACAACACGCTCAACGACGCCTTCGGACAGCGCCAGATCGCCCAGTACTTCACGCAGCTTTCGACCTATGACGTGATCCTCGAGGTGCTGCCGTCGGTGCGCGGCGACCTCAAGGCGCTCGACCAGATCTATCTGACGACATCGAGCGGTTCGCAGGTGCCGCTCTCGGCTATCGCCAAATGGACGACGAAACCGGTGCAGCCGCTGGTGATCAATCACGAGGGCCAGTTCCCGTCGGTGACGATCAGCTTCAACCTGGCGCCCAACGTCGCGCTCGGCCAGGCCACTGCCGCGATCGACAGGGCCGCCGCCGAGATGCGGCTGCCGGCGACCATCCAGACCAACTACACGGGAACGGCACAGGCCTTCCAGCAGTCGCTGTCTTCAGTGCCGGTGCTCATCCTCGGCGCGCTGGTGGTGGTCTACCTGATTCTCGGTATCCTCTATGAAAGCTATGTCCACCCGCTGACCATTCTCTCCACTCTGCCCTCCGCCGGGCTTGGCGCGCTGGGCACGCTGCTCGTCTTCCATATGGAGTTCAACCTGATCGGGCTGATCGGCGTCATCCTGCTCATCGGCATCGTCAAGAAGAACGGCATCATGATGGTGGACTTCGCCATCGCGGCGGAAAGGGACCAGAATCTCAGCTCCCTGGACTCGATCCGCCAGGCCTGCCTGCTGCGCTTCCGGCCGATCATGATGACCACCATGGTCTCGATGCTGGGCGCACTGCCGCTGATGCTCGAGAACGGCACCGGGGCGGAGATCCGTCAGCCGTTGGGTTACACAATGTTCGGCGGGCTGCTTGTCAGCCAGGCGCTGACGCTCTTCACCACGCCGGTGATCTATCTCTACCTCGACGACCTTTCCCATTGGCTCACCTCATTCCGCAGACATGAGCCGGAGCACGGCGAACCCGAACGCATCGAGGCTGAAATCGGCGCGGCTGCGCGCAAGCTGGCGGCCGAGTAGGCTTGCGTCGGCGCGCGGGCCGACATCAGCTTGTGGCCTCGGTCCAAACGATCGTGTAAGTATCGCCCTAAACGAGAAAGGGCAGGAAATGAGCAACACGATCCGCGAAGCCGAGCCCGGCACCAGCGCGTCGAAAGTGACGCCGCTGCCGGCTCGCGCCGCCGCCAACACCCCGATACCGTCGGATCATCGCATCGCGCGCAATCCCGGCATGAAGCTCGATCTCGGCTTCATGGAATCGGTTCGCAGCGTCAACCGCTCGGCACTCGAACGGCGTGTCGCCAGCCTGACCAAGCGGCGCTCGATCAAGGCCGACAACCAGGCGGCCTGGCTGCTGCGCGCCGTTGCCTGCATGGATCTGACGACGCTGAATTCCAATGACACCGAGGAGCGGGTGCGCCGGCTTTGCGCCAAGGCGATCAACCCGCTGCGCCGCGACATCGTCGAAGGCCTCGGCATTTCGGGCGAAACCATCCGGCCGGCGGCGGTCTGCGTCTACCATCCCTTTGTCGCCACCGCCGTCGACGCCGTGCGCGGCACCGGCATCCATGTCGCCGCCGTCTCCACAGCCTTTCCGCATGGCCTTGCGCCGCTGTCGACGCGGCTGCAGGAAATCGAGGCCTCGGTGCGCGACGGCGCCGACGAGATCGACGTCGTCATTCCGCGCGGACTGGTGTTCGGCGCCAAGTGGCGGGAACTCTACAACGAGATCGTGTCCATGCGCGCCGCCTGCGGCGATGCGCATCTGAAGGTCATTCTCGGCACCGGCGACCTCGCCACGCTGCGCAATGTCATGCTGGCCTCGATGGTGGCGATGATGGCGGGCGCCGATTTCATCAAGACCTCGACCGGCAAGGAAAGCGTCAATGCGACGCTGCCTGTCGGGCTGGCCATGGTGCGCGCCATCAGGGCCTATTTCGAGGAGACCGGCTACCTCATCGGCTTCAAGCCGGCCGGCGGCATCTCCACCGCGAAAGCCTCGCTCGACTGGCTGGTGCTGATGAAGGAAGAACTCGGCCGGCCGTGGCTCGAACCCGAGCTCTTCCGCTTCGGCGCGTCGAGCCTGCTGACCGACATCGAGCGCCAGCTCGAGCATCATTTGACCGGGCATTATTCGGCCAATCACCGCCACGCGATGGCTTGAGCACCTACCCTGATCGGCTTTGCCGATCGGTGAACGAGGCACACGATGAACATTCTCGACCGCTATCACGCCATGGACTACGGCCCGGCGCCGGAAGCCCGAAACGAGGCCGATGCGTGGCTTGCCGCGCGCGATTTCGGCAAGGCGCTGTTCATCGACGGTGCCTGGAAGGCCGCATCCGGCGGCAAGACTTTCGAGACCACCGAGCCGTCTTCAGGCAAGCTGCTGGCCAAGGTTTCGGACGCAAGTGTGGCCGATATCGACGCGGCGGTCGCGGCAGCCACCAAGGCATTGCCCAAATGGAGCGCCAGTTCAGGCTATGTCAGGGCAAAAGCGCTCTATGCCATCGGCCGCGCCATGCAGCGCCACCAGCGTCTGTTCGCGGTGCTGGAGACAATCGACAATGGCAAGCCGATCCGCGAAAGCCGCGACATAGACGTGCCGCTGGCGATCCGCCATTTCATCCATCATGCCGGTTGGGCGCAGGCGCTGGACAAGGATTTTCCGGGCCATAGGGGCGTCGGTGTCGTCGGCCAGATCATCCCGTGGAATTTCCCGCTGCTGATGCTGGCCTGGAAGATCGCGCCGGCGCTTGCCGCCGGCTGCACCGTGGTGCTGAAGCCGGCCGAATTCACGCCGCTCACCGCCATTCTGTTCGCCGAAATCTGCGAACGCGCCGGCGTGCCGAAAGGTGTCGTCAATATCGTCCAAGGCGGACCCGAAGCGGGCGCTGCCATCGTCAATCACCCCGGCATCCAGAAGATCGCCTTCACCGGCTCCTCGGAGGTCGGCAAGATCATCAGGAAAGCCACCGCCGGGTCAGGGAAGAAGCTGTCTCTGGAGCTCGGCGGCAAGTCGGCCTTCATCGTCTTCGAGGACGCCGATCTCGACAGCGCCGTTGAAGGTCTGGTCGACGGCATCTGGTTCAACCAGGGCCAGGTCTGCTGCGCCGGTTCGCGGCTCCTGGTGCAGGAAGGCATTGCCGAAGCCCTGATCGCCAAGGTCAAGACGCGGATGAGCAGGTTGCGCGTCGGCAGTCCGCTCGACAAGAACACCGATATCGGCCCGCTGGTCGACATCACACAGCTCCACCGCGTCAAGGGACTGGTGGCCGAAGGCGCGAAACAGGGCGCCGTCTGCTGGCAGCCGGATGCGGCGCTGCCGTCCTCCGGCTATTACCATCTGCCGACGCTGGCCACCGGTGTTTCGCCGGCTAATATCCTTGCGCAAGAAGAGGTGTTCGGACCGGTTCTGGCGACCATGACCTTCCGCAACACCGAGGAAGCGATCGAACTCGCCAACAATACGCGCTATGGACTAGCGGCTTCGGTTTGGAGTGAGAACGTCAACCTCGCCCTCCATGTCGCGCCGCAGTTGAAGGCCGGCGTTGTCTGGGTCAACGGCACCAACATGTTTGACGCCGCATGCGGCTTTGGCGGCTACCGCGAGAGCGGCTTCGGCCGCGAGGGCGGGCGCGAAGGCATGTTCGAATATCTCACGGCAAAACTGCCGCTCGGCCCGGTCATCAAGCCGGCGACGCTCTCGGCGCAGCCCGTCGAACAGGTCGATGGCTCGGCCATCGATCGCACGGCAAAACTGTTCATCGGCGGCAAGCAGGTGCGCCCGGACGGTAATTATTCGCTGGCGGTCGCCACCGCCAAGGGCAAGCTGGCGGGTGAAGTCGGGCTCGGCAGCCGCAAGGATATCCGTGATGCTGTTTCGGCCGCCCGAGGCTGCAAAAGCTGGCCGGAGGCGACCGCCTACAACCGCTCCCAGGTGCTTTACTATCTGGCCGAGAACCTTTCCGGCCGCGCCGGTGAGTTTGCCGCCCGCCTGACCGAACTGACCGGCGCAACGCCCAAGGCCGCGCGGGAAGAGGTAGACCAATCGATCGAACGGCTGTTCCTCTAT
It encodes:
- a CDS encoding hydantoinase/oxoprolinase family protein, yielding MKENFSVQPPDSLGSVVAGIDVGGTFTDLLLIDGKHGGKVHIAKTPTTVDNQAFGVVSALGATGFPIDGIDLIVHGTTTTTNAVLERRLARTGMITTRGFRDVIELGRRTRPQPYGMTGTFVPVIPRNLRLEVSERVEASGAVRTPLDEAGMREAVKTLIAAGCESLVIHFLHSYANPSHERRAAEIAAELWPNGYITTGHALLSEAREFERGVTASVNASVQPILERYVERLRKELAAEGYARDFLIMNGNGGMISARFVTRESAKTVMSGPASGVIAAAYTGKRAGFENLVTYDMGGTSTDVALIRNAEPAVSNEIEIEYAMPIHVPMVAVHTVGAGGGSIARVDAAGLIQIGPESAGANPGPICYGRGGLEPTITDANLVLGRLAPKKLLAVENPVTVERVTGIFEDRIGKATGLSGVEAAGAVLRLGNMKMAGAIRMVSVSRGHDPRDFALFAFGGAGPLHATALARELGLPKVLVPARPGITNALGCVVADLRHDFVNTVNQPVAILDETQLHQILERHRNEGEELIGKEAVKPETIRVTHSADMQFVGQTHIINVPLPSSAVSRNELQDLFEKAYFARFKVELPEIRANLVNLNTSVTGVRQAIDLSRLIDPAGRAKTLDEARREIRPVWYAGRWHDTPVYIREKLPLDAVIQGPAILEQMDATTVLEPGDRARSDADGNIIIDIGEA
- a CDS encoding ferredoxin--NADP reductase; its protein translation is MNTTSAFNTAGARPLQFPIPANVYAETVVSVKHYTDRLFSFRITRPQSLRFRSGEFVMIGLPNAEKPVFRAYSVASPAWDEELEFFSIKVPDGPLTSELQKIQVGDTVIMRQKSTGTLVIDALTPAKRLFMISTGTGIAPFASLLRDPDTYEKFDQLILTHTCRDNAELTYGQELVAALESDPLIGELTGGRVTLYNSTTREESACMGRITALIGSGKFYADLGIEKLNPETDRIMICGSMHMLKDVKELAESLGFQEGSLSHPATFVVERAFVG
- a CDS encoding efflux RND transporter periplasmic adaptor subunit; protein product: MTTLLLLGGYDLWRNHADGVAKAATQTAQPAPKVPVTVATVQKTDFPLYLYGLGTVTPLNSVSISSRVAGVVNQVPVEQGQMVKQGDLLAEIDPRPYQAVLDQAKAKEAEDEATLKNAQVVLDRLSTLLKKTFETQQDVDNQQAVVTTAAATIEGDKAAIEAAQLNLDFTRITAPLTGKTSFRTIDPGNIVQAGQSPGLFTVVQLQPIYVSFTQPQDEVSTINKVFASGPVSIDTLGADMKTVLASGRLEAIQNAVDQASGTISLKATFTNQDNALWPGLSVNTRIRIGAMAGAIVVPDEAVQHGPDGLFAYVVGDDGKVHRQTVKTGPSDGGETVVTDGLAAGQRVVVAGQYRVVDGASVDPTPAPGAGQAQNGAAGGAS
- a CDS encoding efflux RND transporter permease subunit, with protein sequence MAQIGVSTPFIRYPVATSLLMIGVLFVGVVAYLNLPVAAMPNVDFPTIQVSTSLPGADPITIASSVTQPLETQFAQIPGIAEMTSSSLSGSSQVTLQFALDVDIASAAGLVQSAINAAGGQLPKNLPNPPTYREVNPTDSPIMLIGASSTDLPLTTLSDDVYTKLAQVISHVDGVGQVLVGGQQTPSIRVQLDPAKLAARGLSLEAVRTPLSIGTVDLPKGNIQGEVRSFTIFSNDQMTAADDWNNAIIAYRDGAPVRVKDVGRAVLDAQDYTQAGWTDTTRGVVLVIFKEPGANIIDTVDKIKAELPMLTASMPASLKLQVLSDRTQTIRASVADVQFTLMLTIGLVVMVIFLFLRNIWATAIPAFTVPLALLGACGLMWAAGYSIDNLSLMALTISIGFVVDDAIVMLENIVRYIEHGEKPMDAAIRGASEIGFTIMSISISLVAVLIPLLLMSGIIGRLFKEFAVTLAMTILVSACVSLTLTPMLASRFIKPANEEHHGRLYRWSESVFDGMLRAYERGLDRALGHRFITLLVFLTCVGLTGYFFTLVPSGFFPQQDTGLIFGQVIAGQDVSAGQMQSYMAQFAGIVSKDPAVAHFAASTGGNGNTQNTGRMFIQLKPRDERDVSADQIIRRLQPKLSAVQGARLFMQASQDVRVGGKLSASQYQYVLESSDLDTLDDWAPKLLTALQRLPELRDVSTDQMSSGTTLTLQVDRDQAARYGLTANDVDNTLNDAFGQRQIAQYFTQLSTYDVILEVLPSVRGDLKALDQIYLTTSSGSQVPLSAIAKWTTKPVQPLVINHEGQFPSVTISFNLAPNVALGQATAAIDRAAAEMRLPATIQTNYTGTAQAFQQSLSSVPVLILGALVVVYLILGILYESYVHPLTILSTLPSAGLGALGTLLVFHMEFNLIGLIGVILLIGIVKKNGIMMVDFAIAAERDQNLSSLDSIRQACLLRFRPIMMTTMVSMLGALPLMLENGTGAEIRQPLGYTMFGGLLVSQALTLFTTPVIYLYLDDLSHWLTSFRRHEPEHGEPERIEAEIGAAARKLAAE
- the deoC gene encoding deoxyribose-phosphate aldolase; this encodes MSNTIREAEPGTSASKVTPLPARAAANTPIPSDHRIARNPGMKLDLGFMESVRSVNRSALERRVASLTKRRSIKADNQAAWLLRAVACMDLTTLNSNDTEERVRRLCAKAINPLRRDIVEGLGISGETIRPAAVCVYHPFVATAVDAVRGTGIHVAAVSTAFPHGLAPLSTRLQEIEASVRDGADEIDVVIPRGLVFGAKWRELYNEIVSMRAACGDAHLKVILGTGDLATLRNVMLASMVAMMAGADFIKTSTGKESVNATLPVGLAMVRAIRAYFEETGYLIGFKPAGGISTAKASLDWLVLMKEELGRPWLEPELFRFGASSLLTDIERQLEHHLTGHYSANHRHAMA
- a CDS encoding aldehyde dehydrogenase family protein, with the translated sequence MNILDRYHAMDYGPAPEARNEADAWLAARDFGKALFIDGAWKAASGGKTFETTEPSSGKLLAKVSDASVADIDAAVAAATKALPKWSASSGYVRAKALYAIGRAMQRHQRLFAVLETIDNGKPIRESRDIDVPLAIRHFIHHAGWAQALDKDFPGHRGVGVVGQIIPWNFPLLMLAWKIAPALAAGCTVVLKPAEFTPLTAILFAEICERAGVPKGVVNIVQGGPEAGAAIVNHPGIQKIAFTGSSEVGKIIRKATAGSGKKLSLELGGKSAFIVFEDADLDSAVEGLVDGIWFNQGQVCCAGSRLLVQEGIAEALIAKVKTRMSRLRVGSPLDKNTDIGPLVDITQLHRVKGLVAEGAKQGAVCWQPDAALPSSGYYHLPTLATGVSPANILAQEEVFGPVLATMTFRNTEEAIELANNTRYGLAASVWSENVNLALHVAPQLKAGVVWVNGTNMFDAACGFGGYRESGFGREGGREGMFEYLTAKLPLGPVIKPATLSAQPVEQVDGSAIDRTAKLFIGGKQVRPDGNYSLAVATAKGKLAGEVGLGSRKDIRDAVSAARGCKSWPEATAYNRSQVLYYLAENLSGRAGEFAARLTELTGATPKAAREEVDQSIERLFLYAGLADKFEGRVHQPPARAVTLALHEPVGVVGIVAPDASPLLGLISLIAPALAMGNTVVAVPSERYPLLATDLYQVIEYSDVPAGAINIVTGRTAELAGVLAKHDDVDGLWIFADAETCAKAEAESIGNLKRVWSGNGRSLDWASDEAAGDAFLRRAVEVKNVWVPYGD